In Massilistercora timonensis, the following are encoded in one genomic region:
- a CDS encoding site-specific integrase, translated as MAKRKRAIPQYGTVVLNGIEYYRTRVEDSDGNRVALYAKTPEKLYDKELEALEQIDSTTFRRRSPTVAEYCEKWLLMQSVHVRATTLTDYTSKVRRHIIGGLGDKRMADVSLDDIQLALVPVSKKSASVYKSVVILCKSIFRAAKESHVIDEDPTIYLDAKGGVPQEERQALTDEQVERLLDTIRDLPPYVFVMIGLYAGLRREEILALQWDSVYLDAEAPYLTVRRAWHTEHNRPVILTELKTKAAQRNIPLPVCLVECLKDAKKKSTSDYVIANRDGDPLSYTQFKRLWQYIVTRTAKPRMARKLVDGKYVKYMLYPKLGEKARNNGHVVYSLDFEVTPHQLRHTYITNLIHSSVDPKTVQYLAGHESSKITMDIYAKVKYNRPDDLVKAMGCAFDLWDAV; from the coding sequence TTGGCAAAAAGAAAAAGGGCAATTCCTCAATATGGTACGGTCGTGCTTAACGGCATTGAATATTATAGAACCAGAGTCGAAGATTCGGATGGAAACAGAGTGGCGCTTTATGCAAAGACGCCCGAAAAGCTTTATGACAAGGAACTGGAGGCGTTAGAGCAGATTGACAGTACTACGTTTCGTCGAAGATCGCCTACGGTTGCTGAGTACTGTGAGAAGTGGCTGCTGATGCAGTCCGTCCATGTTCGGGCCACCACCTTGACAGATTATACCTCTAAGGTGCGGCGGCACATTATTGGAGGGCTGGGAGACAAGAGAATGGCTGATGTATCCCTGGATGACATCCAACTTGCCCTCGTACCTGTTTCCAAGAAGTCGGCTTCGGTTTATAAGTCTGTGGTGATTCTCTGCAAGTCCATTTTCCGGGCGGCCAAGGAGAGCCATGTGATTGACGAGGACCCGACCATATACCTGGATGCAAAGGGAGGAGTTCCCCAGGAAGAAAGACAGGCATTGACGGATGAACAGGTTGAGCGGCTTTTGGACACGATCCGGGATTTGCCGCCCTATGTATTTGTGATGATCGGTTTATATGCCGGTCTGCGCCGGGAAGAAATCCTGGCGCTGCAATGGGATTCTGTGTATCTGGATGCAGAGGCTCCGTACTTAACGGTACGGCGGGCATGGCACACAGAACATAACAGGCCGGTCATTCTTACCGAGCTAAAGACCAAAGCGGCACAAAGAAACATTCCTCTCCCGGTCTGTCTGGTTGAATGTCTGAAAGATGCAAAGAAAAAATCCACTTCGGATTATGTGATTGCCAATCGGGACGGTGATCCGCTATCCTATACACAGTTTAAGCGGCTGTGGCAGTATATTGTGACGCGGACTGCAAAGCCGAGAATGGCCAGAAAACTTGTGGACGGAAAGTATGTAAAATATATGCTTTACCCGAAACTTGGAGAAAAAGCCAGGAATAACGGCCATGTGGTATATAGCCTGGATTTTGAAGTGACACCGCATCAGCTGCGGCACACCTACATCACCAATCTGATTCATTCTTCGGTGGACCCCAAAACGGTACAATATTTGGCGGGCCATGAAAGCAGCAAAATCACGATGGACATTTACGCAAAGGTCAAATACAACAGGCCGGATGATCTTGTCAAAGCAATGGGCTGTGCCTTTGACTTATGGGACGCTGTGTAA